Proteins from a single region of Gemmatimonadota bacterium:
- a CDS encoding BNR repeat-containing protein yields MSSSNLSVYSSLFVATVWSGHPVGFDLLTHGDVQFIAFYNAERKMTVGMRKIDEETWIFAHPEGIWLENRGRLSSEIGWDSHNSLTMAIDDDGHIHLCGNMHVDPLIYFRTTRPLDVTSFERIDFMVGKNEDRCTYPVFMRGPNNELIFRYRDGSSGNGVDFYNVYDVQTKTWHRMHNTPLLDGLDRMNAYARMPEKGPDGIYHMVWIWRDTPDCATNHNISYARSPDLLSWETGGGKALTLPITIESGATVDPVPPGGGLINMTQSLGFDDQKRAVISYHKHDENGYTQAYCARLENGEWVFYKVSDWTYRWEFGGGGSIGAEIRLGGVESEADGGLSMSYWHIKEGQGIWKLHPQTLQVIGTYPPPDSEIPEELERITSDYPGMTVNLRGARGKGTRPDEQYVLRWETLDRNRDRPREKIPPPNELRLYILRNN; encoded by the coding sequence ATGAGTTCCAGTAATCTTTCCGTTTACAGTTCGCTATTTGTCGCAACGGTCTGGTCTGGTCACCCCGTCGGGTTTGATCTATTGACCCACGGCGATGTGCAATTTATCGCGTTTTACAATGCCGAGCGCAAAATGACCGTTGGAATGCGAAAAATAGATGAAGAAACATGGATATTTGCACACCCCGAAGGTATATGGCTGGAGAATCGGGGCCGACTGTCTTCAGAGATCGGATGGGACAGTCACAATTCACTGACCATGGCCATCGACGACGATGGCCATATTCATTTGTGCGGCAATATGCATGTGGATCCCTTGATTTATTTTCGCACAACGCGCCCACTTGATGTCACGAGTTTTGAACGCATAGACTTTATGGTCGGCAAAAATGAGGATCGCTGTACCTACCCCGTGTTTATGCGCGGCCCAAATAATGAATTGATTTTTCGATATCGAGACGGTAGTAGCGGCAATGGCGTCGATTTTTACAATGTGTATGATGTCCAGACAAAAACATGGCACCGGATGCACAATACGCCATTGCTCGATGGGCTCGACCGCATGAATGCGTATGCACGCATGCCCGAAAAAGGACCAGACGGGATTTATCACATGGTCTGGATCTGGCGCGATACACCCGATTGTGCGACCAATCACAATATTTCTTATGCACGCAGTCCAGACCTCCTATCCTGGGAAACAGGTGGTGGCAAAGCACTAACTTTGCCAATTACAATAGAAAGCGGAGCCACTGTCGATCCCGTGCCCCCAGGAGGTGGATTGATCAATATGACGCAATCACTGGGTTTTGACGATCAGAAACGCGCCGTGATCAGCTATCACAAACACGACGAAAATGGATACACACAAGCCTATTGTGCGCGTTTGGAAAATGGCGAGTGGGTATTTTACAAAGTGAGTGATTGGACCTATCGGTGGGAGTTTGGGGGCGGCGGCTCTATCGGTGCAGAAATTCGATTGGGTGGCGTCGAGTCAGAGGCCGATGGGGGCCTGAGTATGAGTTACTGGCATATCAAAGAAGGCCAGGGAATCTGGAAATTGCACCCCCAAACCCTGCAAGTGATCGGGACATACCCACCACCCGATAGCGAGATACCCGAAGAATTAGAACGAATAACATCTGATTATCCGGGCATGACTGTCAACCTGCGCGGTGCTCGCGGCAAGGGAACACGCCCCGACGAGCAATACGTCTTGCGCTGGGAAACACTGGATCGCAACCGCGACAGACCCAGAGAAAAAATCCCACCGCCAAATGAATTGAGACTCTATATCCTTCGCAACAATTAA
- a CDS encoding dihydrodipicolinate synthase family protein, producing the protein MSSDTFRGVLTIPSTPFKQNGDVDWGDLKRVLDFCITCGAHGIVWPVNASSFPVLTDQERLHGMQMVVEHIAGRVPVILGVQGASGNHAAMFARHAQALEADGVIAMAPYIEPIEDEDAMVRYYRGIDREVDMPIFIQNHTRGSELSIDTVVRLINEVEHIEYVKEETFPPTHMTTGLIEKAGPKLKGVFGGASGRYLLLEHPRGVAGQMPGCHITDVVVRLWNALEAGDLKEAKRVYGIMAPLFALETIKGTNYPEILRRRQVIKSSHSRLTTRFPTQDAYDHAALDDILRDLEPLFTWNEKPLLYGPPEWLKDQWTD; encoded by the coding sequence ATGAGTTCCGATACATTTCGCGGGGTATTAACCATTCCCTCAACGCCGTTTAAGCAAAATGGAGATGTCGATTGGGGCGACCTCAAGCGCGTGCTGGATTTTTGTATCACCTGCGGCGCGCACGGAATTGTCTGGCCCGTAAATGCCAGTAGTTTTCCCGTATTGACCGACCAGGAACGCCTGCACGGTATGCAGATGGTCGTAGAACACATCGCCGGGCGCGTTCCAGTAATTCTCGGCGTTCAGGGAGCAAGTGGTAATCACGCGGCAATGTTCGCGCGTCACGCGCAGGCATTGGAAGCCGATGGTGTCATCGCAATGGCCCCTTATATCGAGCCAATCGAAGACGAAGATGCGATGGTCCGCTATTATCGGGGAATAGACCGAGAAGTGGATATGCCAATTTTTATACAAAATCACACGCGGGGCAGCGAGTTATCAATCGACACAGTGGTGCGCTTAATCAATGAAGTAGAACACATAGAATACGTCAAAGAAGAGACCTTCCCCCCGACGCACATGACTACGGGATTGATCGAAAAGGCGGGACCAAAATTGAAAGGCGTATTTGGCGGCGCCAGTGGCCGCTATTTATTACTCGAACATCCGCGCGGCGTAGCCGGACAAATGCCGGGCTGTCACATAACAGATGTCGTGGTGCGCCTGTGGAATGCTCTGGAGGCTGGAGATTTGAAAGAAGCAAAACGGGTATATGGCATCATGGCACCATTGTTCGCGCTCGAGACAATAAAAGGCACAAATTATCCCGAAATACTGCGTCGCCGCCAGGTCATCAAAAGCTCGCACAGCCGCTTGACAACCCGCTTTCCAACTCAAGATGCGTACGATCACGCGGCACTCGACGATATTTTGCGAGATCTGGAACCGCTATTTACATGGAACGAAAAACCACTGCTATACGGTCCCCCCGAATGGCTCAAAGATCAATGGACGGATTAA
- a CDS encoding DUF898 family protein, with the protein MHLKSLSRLTVYFFLLWGFISSGNAQEVSLVPQDTTAAGRWSLLTGTAFLTAGERPYIDREGNMWWGHQDDVFVLRQSQLSKVHVGWPVDAMVQDSTGTMWFFGHHSDSLIAARYDGVIRETTKTKLKWNLIVSPPAVIDGKGRFWMRAHPLYERRSSEGYGIFEYSNDRWFHHTTEAGLRNDRIYDLTVDQKGHLWTATYRGVSQYRDGQWHNYGRGDGLSYQKVYRIVVGKNGDIWCTHGNRDDISVYDGDKWRVINPASGMPIGKVRAALCARDGTFWFGVHHDDITDPEQSGLVRFDRQSWLVLTEKDGLPGNHVLGISELLDGKLLLQIRKPTSTVFDSDTPLQISNQALVVFEPDTTRWARISGHVENRDGTATDPIAVSLTTSKEHVKASTVTNAQGFYEMRVLPGEYRVQVPDAWGGERDIVVAPGEIVSGVDIRPFWFIDSATFRAIFYLVSILFTVIILVGLLYIVILAAAGQPLNVPELGEDHNPLRLRFHGNGSSLFGIFVINVLLTLLTLGVYYFWGKAKIRRYMHSQTELHNSRFSNHTTGGELCIGWIKALILILAIVLISEIPSFFWEDMTHEWITLLAFYGLLLFVFLPLAIVGSLRFRLSRTSYRGIRFSFRGNSKTFFKIYYIGLLKTIFTLGLYYPYFETKIRLFLTRSVRFGTGRFKFFGTGRALFWYFVLNLFLTPFTLGLCWYWYWAHKTRYYWSCTTFEGTSFHSTVVGSRLLSLKVGNFILLVISLGLAWPWVAVRNNRFLCDYLVLSDPPDFSSIAQDFSDAGATGEGLSDYLDFEFEF; encoded by the coding sequence ATGCATCTGAAATCATTGTCTCGGTTGACAGTTTATTTTTTTCTCCTTTGGGGATTCATCTCATCCGGCAATGCCCAGGAAGTCTCGTTAGTGCCTCAGGACACGACGGCTGCTGGTCGCTGGAGCCTTCTAACCGGCACCGCTTTTTTGACCGCCGGTGAACGGCCTTACATAGACAGAGAAGGCAACATGTGGTGGGGACATCAGGACGATGTCTTTGTGCTGAGGCAGAGTCAGTTGTCAAAGGTCCATGTGGGGTGGCCTGTGGATGCGATGGTGCAAGATTCTACAGGGACCATGTGGTTTTTTGGACATCACAGCGATTCACTCATTGCAGCTCGCTACGACGGTGTGATACGAGAGACAACAAAGACAAAGTTAAAGTGGAATTTGATTGTGAGTCCCCCAGCGGTTATAGATGGCAAAGGTCGATTTTGGATGCGTGCTCATCCCCTATATGAACGCCGATCAAGCGAGGGCTACGGCATCTTTGAGTATTCCAATGACCGCTGGTTTCATCACACAACCGAAGCAGGACTCAGGAACGACCGTATTTACGACTTGACCGTAGATCAAAAAGGCCACCTCTGGACTGCGACTTACAGAGGCGTGAGTCAATATCGAGATGGACAATGGCACAACTATGGCCGGGGAGACGGTTTAAGCTATCAGAAAGTGTATCGAATTGTAGTGGGAAAAAATGGCGACATCTGGTGTACGCATGGCAATCGCGATGATATTTCCGTTTATGACGGTGATAAATGGCGCGTAATCAACCCGGCTTCCGGCATGCCTATTGGGAAAGTGCGAGCAGCACTTTGTGCGCGAGATGGCACCTTCTGGTTTGGTGTACACCATGATGATATAACAGACCCAGAACAAAGCGGTCTGGTTCGCTTTGACAGGCAATCGTGGCTTGTGTTGACAGAAAAGGATGGATTACCGGGTAATCACGTTCTGGGAATTTCCGAACTACTTGACGGAAAGCTGTTATTGCAGATCCGAAAACCGACATCAACGGTATTTGATTCAGATACGCCGTTGCAAATTTCCAATCAAGCACTTGTGGTATTTGAACCCGATACAACGCGATGGGCGCGTATTTCGGGACATGTTGAAAATCGAGATGGAACCGCTACAGATCCCATTGCAGTGTCTCTCACAACATCCAAAGAGCATGTAAAAGCGAGTACTGTGACCAATGCTCAGGGTTTTTACGAAATGAGGGTCTTACCGGGCGAATACAGGGTCCAGGTGCCGGATGCATGGGGTGGAGAACGCGACATAGTCGTAGCTCCTGGCGAGATTGTAAGTGGTGTGGATATTCGTCCCTTTTGGTTTATCGATTCGGCAACGTTCCGTGCCATTTTCTACCTTGTTTCTATCCTTTTCACAGTTATTATACTCGTTGGCTTGCTCTATATCGTTATTCTCGCAGCAGCCGGGCAGCCGCTCAACGTGCCTGAACTGGGTGAAGATCACAATCCCCTCCGTCTCAGGTTTCACGGAAATGGGAGTAGCTTGTTTGGCATTTTTGTGATCAATGTGTTGCTCACCCTCCTCACGCTCGGCGTATATTATTTTTGGGGCAAGGCAAAAATTCGGCGTTATATGCACAGCCAAACGGAATTGCACAACAGCCGGTTCTCAAATCACACCACCGGCGGCGAACTCTGCATTGGCTGGATTAAAGCCCTTATTTTAATTCTCGCAATCGTATTGATTTCGGAAATACCCTCGTTTTTCTGGGAAGATATGACACACGAGTGGATCACTCTGCTCGCGTTTTACGGGCTTCTGCTCTTTGTATTTTTGCCACTGGCCATTGTGGGTTCCCTGCGTTTCAGGCTCAGCCGAACTTCCTATCGCGGCATTCGTTTCTCCTTCAGGGGCAATAGCAAAACATTTTTCAAAATCTATTATATCGGACTGTTAAAAACAATATTCACTCTGGGGTTATATTACCCCTATTTTGAAACGAAGATTCGCCTATTCCTGACCAGGAGCGTGCGTTTTGGCACAGGGCGTTTTAAATTTTTCGGCACAGGGCGCGCCCTATTCTGGTATTTTGTGCTAAATTTGTTCCTCACGCCTTTTACACTAGGCCTGTGCTGGTATTGGTACTGGGCACACAAGACGCGCTACTACTGGTCTTGCACAACGTTCGAAGGCACTTCATTTCACTCGACTGTTGTTGGTAGCCGCCTTCTCTCGTTGAAGGTGGGAAACTTCATTTTACTCGTCATTTCTCTGGGGTTGGCATGGCCCTGGGTTGCGGTTCGCAACAACAGATTTTTGTGCGACTATCTCGTTTTGTCCGACCCACCGGATTTTTCCAGTATT